In one window of Scylla paramamosain isolate STU-SP2022 chromosome 38, ASM3559412v1, whole genome shotgun sequence DNA:
- the LOC135091660 gene encoding zinc finger protein 467-like, with protein sequence MAGATTGGVGSETPSPTAGSSPPGTNGRLDPYTSTTPTRKAAAARPDRVFTCKICNRSFGYKHVLQNHERTHTGEKPFECKECHKRFTRDHHLKTHMRLHTGEKPYHCTHCDRQFVQVANLRRHLRVHTGERPYSCDLCSSRFSDSNQLKAHVLIHKGEKPFECGRCSGRYPAAATTSCTTSVPNDSEADPRRREAQYGETTFPEADTFSLGPDEDDEDDFTEEDLPPPATLLEEEPLQLEKRRERKSRDPRRSDQPNSGRRQATGPHPPAAGPFTPPCPSRRSQRTSVCPAHAAVTETTRACPPCRAPRVPLAASWTTRATRRGTKTATRTTAGLPRHSDDEDPMPSQA encoded by the coding sequence ATGGCGGGAGCTACCACGGGCGGCGTGGGTTCTGAGACGCCCTCGCCCACCGCGGGGTCGTCGCCGCCCGGCACCAACGGGCGCTTGGATCCCTACACCAGCACCACGCCCACCCGCAaggccgccgccgcccgcccgGACCGCGTGTTCACCTGCAAGATCTGTAATCGCAGCTTCGGGTACAAGCACGTGCTGCAGAACCACGAGCGAACCCACACGGGAGAGAAGCCGTTTGAGTGCAAGGAGTGCCACAAGCGGTTCACGCGCGACCACCACCTCAAGACCCACATGCGGCTGCACACAGGGGAGAAGCCCTACCACTGCACGCACTGCGATAGGCAGTTCGTGCAGGTGGCCAACCTGCGGCGACACCTGCGGGTGCACACTGGCGAGCGCCCCTACTCGTGTGACCTGTGCTCCTCCAGGTTCTCCGACTCCAACCAGCTCAAAGCCCACGTGCTCATCCACAAGGGCGAGAAGCCGTTTGAGTGCGGGCGGTGTTCGGGCCGCtaccccgccgccgccaccacctcaTGCACCACAAGTGTCCCAAACGACAGCGAGGCCGACCCGCGGCGCCGCGAGGCTCAGTACGGCGAGACCACCTTCCCCGAGGCCGACACATTCTCGCTGGGGCCtgacgaggacgacgaggacgacTTCACCGAGGAGGACCTGCCGCCGCCGGCCacgctgctggaggaggagccgCTGCAGCTCGAGAAACGGCGGGAGCGGAAGAGTCGAGACCCGCGACGAAGTGATCAACCAAACTCTGGGCGGCGGCAGGCTACTGGACCCCACCCACCTGCTGCGGGGCCCTTCACGCCGCCCTGCCCGAGCAGACGGAGCCAGAGGACCTCAGTTTGTCCGGCTCACGCAGCCGTAACAGAAACTACTCGGGCATGTCCGCCGTGTCGAGCGCCTCGGGTCCCGCTAGCAGCGAGCTGGACTACCCGCGCGACGCGACGCGGCACCAAGACGGCGACGCGGACGACGGCAGGTTTACCCCGACACAGCGACGACGAGGATCCCATGCCCTCCCAGGCGTGA